The following proteins are encoded in a genomic region of Gimesia algae:
- a CDS encoding serine hydrolase domain-containing protein gives MKTSTNPTRPVTLCSCFLAGSFALFFTVLPLAAANPTDYQQKLPAIRKLVTETMTKEKLKAVLLGVTVKGKELLILAEGETMTGIPATADMHFRNGNVAVAYMGNLFYQLVDAGIVKADDPVGKWLPDLPESQTVTLEMLVNGTAGYPDFMPMDLFQKKLYANPFHQWTPQELSRLAFTKQPLFNAGSDWNYAHTNFVILGLALEKAAGKPFGELMQERVLTPFSMQETAAPGTPYIPEPVLHSYTDERGFYEDATFWNPSWTLARGAVQYSTIGDTLAGFRAVGQGERLKPETFQAMLAPQTPGMKFWTKDMYYAQGIVVNKGWLTQAPSFAGLFGTAGYHPAKDITIALWCTRSIDASSEGNPISGLYQRLTKILTSEN, from the coding sequence ATGAAGACCTCCACCAATCCTACACGTCCTGTCACTCTTTGTTCCTGTTTTCTGGCAGGGAGCTTTGCATTATTTTTCACCGTTCTCCCATTGGCTGCTGCGAACCCAACAGACTATCAGCAGAAACTTCCCGCTATTCGCAAGCTGGTCACCGAGACCATGACAAAAGAAAAGTTGAAGGCAGTTCTGCTCGGGGTGACTGTTAAAGGAAAAGAACTCCTGATCCTGGCGGAAGGAGAAACGATGACGGGAATCCCCGCGACGGCTGACATGCATTTTCGCAATGGTAACGTCGCAGTAGCTTATATGGGCAATCTGTTCTATCAGCTCGTGGATGCCGGCATCGTGAAAGCCGACGATCCGGTAGGGAAATGGCTGCCCGACCTGCCTGAGTCGCAGACGGTCACACTCGAAATGCTTGTTAACGGCACTGCCGGCTACCCCGATTTCATGCCCATGGATCTGTTTCAGAAAAAACTCTACGCCAACCCCTTCCATCAGTGGACGCCGCAGGAACTGAGCAGACTGGCTTTCACCAAGCAGCCTCTATTCAACGCGGGCAGCGATTGGAACTACGCCCACACCAACTTCGTCATTCTGGGTCTCGCGCTGGAAAAGGCAGCTGGCAAACCTTTCGGCGAACTGATGCAGGAGCGCGTCCTTACTCCTTTTAGCATGCAGGAGACAGCCGCGCCAGGCACCCCTTACATTCCAGAGCCCGTCCTGCATTCCTATACTGATGAACGCGGCTTCTATGAAGACGCGACCTTCTGGAATCCTTCCTGGACGCTGGCACGCGGTGCGGTTCAATATTCGACCATCGGCGACACCCTCGCCGGCTTCCGCGCTGTCGGACAGGGAGAGCGACTGAAACCGGAAACCTTCCAGGCCATGCTCGCTCCCCAGACGCCCGGCATGAAGTTCTGGACGAAAGACATGTACTATGCCCAGGGGATCGTGGTCAATAAAGGCTGGCTCACCCAGGCCCCCAGTTTCGCCGGTCTCTTCGGCACAGCCGGCTATCACCCGGCCAAAGACATTACCATCGCCCTCTGGTGCACCCGCTCCATCGACGCGAGTTCAGAAGGCAACCCGATTTCCGGACTGTATCAACGGCTCACCAAAATCCTGACGTCGGAAAATTGA
- a CDS encoding BlaI/MecI/CopY family transcriptional regulator, whose product MAKSNSKRPALSPLEHAVMQIVWSDQPLTGEDVRERMDETHGLKTSTVRTLLRRLEAKGYVTHDIEGRTFIYRATVEQTNVAASAVRSIVDKFCSGSVENLLVGLVDDKLISSERLQELAQQIASAEEEQAKHNKPKRTKRS is encoded by the coding sequence ATGGCAAAGTCAAACAGCAAACGGCCGGCACTGAGCCCTCTTGAACATGCTGTCATGCAGATTGTCTGGAGCGATCAGCCTTTGACGGGCGAAGATGTCCGCGAGCGCATGGATGAAACTCATGGCCTGAAAACGTCGACCGTGCGCACTTTGCTGCGGCGACTCGAAGCAAAAGGCTATGTCACACACGACATCGAAGGACGAACTTTCATTTACCGAGCGACGGTGGAACAAACCAATGTTGCGGCTTCCGCCGTCCGGTCTATTGTCGACAAGTTCTGTTCAGGATCTGTCGAAAACCTGCTGGTCGGACTGGTGGATGACAAGTTAATCTCTTCAGAACGCCTGCAGGAACTGGCACAGCAGATTGCGTCGGCGGAAGAAGAACAGGCAAAACACAACAAACCCAAACGCACGAAGCGTTCTTAA
- a CDS encoding M56 family metallopeptidase, with product MYQISNQWILFLLDVSTKALLLAAIAGIALKLFKLQDSNLRHRIWSGVLAGMLLLPLLTLALPTISLSLPASWTNFQSNVKRTPAHPTPVVSNNMNPSGPVVIDSVPLENREMQVSQTENVPHPKSQYLEATDASTPVADWSFPQLTQLIPGALLIFWSAVSLLFASRLIAGLWSSSRILRRATMIDGPQLLNCLVELPPAILKHIPAIRESQEVLVPVTVGWVRPTVLLPEEWQTWSDEKLTAIVAHEFTHVARRDFFVTLAAELNRCLYWFHPVSWWLRTRLSDLAEEACDDAAISHTGDRTGYARHLLEVATSLRTGSGQRVTPGVSMARTSNVESRITTILDFKRPLSQHLTWRSTTAIAVIATFVIIVAAAIHPTSVAATPAEQPVATESTTDSTDTETVHIQGQVTDTSDNPIPGTRVRLYRMQRPKWHSGSNTATLLTELKVDREGRFDQTVAKNIIIQERKNHESGQHLSVRHMWWTVLVVSAPNYAYSTFRAEQSGPIINGKSYLSPGFLNQPFTVQLRPAVTIHGRLLSIEGQPVEGVNVSVFQLRRPHASRFDAWLQQTSKAPLPKSDNRAIMLGGSASQYTAFPCSEFHLPLQCVPPVVTNSSGSFELSGLAAKDDLVILRINGQGITDTVIHVLACDMKPVYGRPYAIRSESGAYYGRTFDFITQPSVPVYGVVRDIETRQPLAGIPVAVSVMYGSTIYQKGYISTKTDQQGRYRIEGLPIPPVGTGRYDRNRLAVRPGKLPYIETDSLSVPRGDGVNPVEFNIEFRRAVIARGRITDKTTGEPIAAAEIYYSPYAKNENCDQYLRYSDGSRRLLGNHDTRYLSDAHGYFEIPVIPGRGVIGATINEGEYIPGFGAQKIEAYRGKDPSQLPNMLSDSLVPSLFHSLKEIDAPVDKPEFELSMYVDPGITLTINFVDPQGKPVKGVWGNGLNGSSQGKAIQDDHAQATGLAIGKIRAMDFTDNTNNLTRLLRLIPEKGQTHFTFKLFPPSRLTGRLIAPEGRPLTNTFLETRHQNDPYMIGSLPETQTDNEGRFDYTLPTGTNFKILARTDNNYFIIVKDLENPMPKNIDLGDLIIDPEAKSWSQAKAKREPIITELISKVVDDQAPESGTQE from the coding sequence ATGTATCAGATCTCAAACCAATGGATACTGTTCCTGCTGGATGTATCTACCAAAGCCCTGCTTCTGGCAGCGATTGCCGGGATTGCTTTGAAATTGTTCAAACTGCAGGACTCCAACCTGCGGCATCGCATCTGGTCTGGCGTCCTGGCGGGTATGTTGCTCCTGCCTTTGCTGACGCTGGCACTTCCTACCATTTCACTCTCGTTGCCTGCCAGTTGGACGAACTTCCAATCAAACGTGAAGCGTACACCTGCCCACCCCACACCGGTTGTCAGTAACAATATGAATCCCAGCGGTCCTGTAGTTATTGATAGCGTTCCACTTGAAAATCGTGAAATGCAAGTCAGTCAGACTGAAAACGTGCCGCATCCGAAATCTCAGTATCTGGAAGCCACAGACGCATCAACGCCTGTTGCAGACTGGTCCTTCCCACAATTGACACAGCTGATTCCCGGCGCACTCCTGATCTTCTGGAGCGCCGTGAGCCTGCTGTTTGCATCCAGACTGATTGCAGGACTCTGGTCGTCCTCACGTATCTTACGCCGCGCAACGATGATAGACGGACCACAACTCCTGAACTGTCTCGTTGAACTGCCGCCCGCGATCTTAAAACATATCCCTGCCATCCGCGAAAGCCAGGAAGTGCTCGTACCCGTTACCGTCGGATGGGTACGCCCCACAGTACTGCTGCCGGAAGAATGGCAAACATGGTCGGACGAAAAACTGACCGCCATCGTAGCGCATGAATTCACACATGTGGCCCGACGTGACTTCTTTGTGACACTGGCCGCTGAACTGAATCGCTGCCTGTACTGGTTTCATCCGGTCTCCTGGTGGTTACGCACGCGTTTATCAGATCTGGCTGAGGAAGCCTGCGATGACGCCGCTATCAGCCACACGGGAGATCGTACCGGATATGCGCGACACCTGTTGGAAGTAGCAACATCGCTGAGAACGGGCAGTGGTCAGCGCGTGACTCCAGGAGTTTCCATGGCGCGCACCTCCAATGTGGAATCGCGTATTACCACCATTCTTGACTTCAAAAGACCCCTTTCACAGCACCTGACCTGGCGGAGTACCACAGCCATCGCGGTCATCGCCACCTTCGTCATCATCGTCGCTGCAGCAATTCACCCCACCTCTGTAGCCGCCACGCCCGCAGAACAACCAGTGGCAACCGAGAGTACCACTGATTCGACCGACACAGAAACAGTCCACATTCAGGGACAGGTCACTGACACCAGCGACAATCCGATTCCGGGTACAAGAGTTCGTCTCTATCGAATGCAACGACCGAAGTGGCACTCCGGAAGTAATACCGCAACGTTACTCACCGAATTAAAAGTGGACAGAGAAGGTCGCTTCGATCAAACCGTTGCCAAAAATATAATCATACAGGAAAGGAAAAACCATGAGAGTGGGCAGCATCTTTCTGTCCGTCATATGTGGTGGACGGTCCTTGTTGTCTCAGCACCGAATTACGCCTACTCAACCTTCCGAGCCGAACAGTCGGGTCCCATCATCAATGGTAAGAGTTACCTTTCGCCTGGTTTTCTAAATCAACCGTTTACTGTCCAACTTCGTCCCGCTGTGACTATTCACGGGAGATTACTCTCCATCGAAGGCCAGCCTGTTGAGGGCGTAAATGTATCCGTTTTCCAGCTCAGGCGCCCGCATGCATCAAGGTTTGACGCATGGCTTCAGCAGACATCCAAAGCTCCACTCCCCAAGTCAGATAACCGTGCCATAATGCTGGGAGGCTCTGCTTCTCAATACACTGCCTTCCCGTGCAGCGAATTTCATCTGCCTCTCCAATGTGTTCCGCCTGTCGTGACAAACAGTTCAGGCAGTTTCGAACTGTCGGGTTTGGCCGCGAAAGACGATCTTGTGATCCTGAGAATCAATGGTCAGGGTATTACAGACACAGTCATTCACGTACTTGCCTGCGATATGAAACCGGTTTATGGACGTCCTTATGCAATAAGAAGTGAATCGGGGGCCTACTATGGTCGAACGTTCGATTTTATCACCCAGCCCAGTGTGCCCGTCTATGGCGTCGTCCGGGATATCGAAACCAGACAACCTCTTGCCGGCATCCCGGTTGCTGTGTCGGTGATGTATGGATCAACAATATACCAGAAAGGCTATATCTCAACAAAGACAGACCAACAGGGGCGTTATCGTATTGAGGGGCTTCCCATTCCCCCCGTAGGAACGGGAAGATATGATCGCAACAGACTTGCGGTTCGCCCGGGTAAGCTGCCTTACATTGAAACCGATTCACTCTCCGTACCCCGTGGAGATGGAGTCAACCCGGTCGAGTTTAATATTGAATTTCGACGAGCCGTGATCGCCAGAGGCAGAATCACTGACAAAACTACCGGCGAACCAATTGCAGCAGCAGAAATCTACTACTCGCCGTATGCTAAAAACGAGAATTGCGATCAATATCTTCGCTATTCCGATGGTTCTCGCAGGTTGCTGGGCAATCACGATACCAGATACCTGAGCGACGCACATGGCTACTTTGAGATCCCGGTGATTCCCGGTCGCGGCGTGATAGGCGCGACAATTAATGAGGGAGAATATATTCCGGGTTTTGGCGCCCAAAAGATTGAGGCATACCGGGGAAAAGACCCGAGTCAACTGCCAAATATGCTTTCGGATTCCCTGGTACCTTCCCTGTTCCACTCGCTCAAAGAAATTGATGCACCGGTTGACAAACCTGAGTTTGAACTATCGATGTATGTTGATCCCGGTATAACATTGACTATCAACTTCGTGGATCCACAGGGAAAACCCGTCAAAGGAGTCTGGGGAAATGGACTCAACGGCTCTTCCCAGGGGAAGGCAATTCAGGATGACCATGCCCAGGCAACAGGTCTGGCAATTGGTAAGATTCGCGCTATGGACTTCACAGACAATACCAACAATCTCACCCGTCTCCTGCGTCTGATTCCTGAAAAAGGACAGACGCATTTCACTTTTAAATTATTCCCCCCCAGTCGGCTCACAGGGCGGCTCATCGCCCCCGAAGGCCGGCCCCTGACAAATACCTTCCTGGAAACGCGCCACCAGAATGACCCGTATATGATTGGATCACTGCCTGAGACTCAGACCGACAACGAGGGTCGATTCGATTACACTTTGCCTACAGGCACAAACTTTAAAATTCTTGCTCGCACGGACAACAACTACTTTATCATCGTGAAAGACCTCGAAAACCCAATGCCCAAAAACATTGATTTGGGTGACCTGATCATTGATCCGGAAGCGAAATCCTGGTCGCAAGCGAAAGCCAAAAGAGAACCGATCATCACAGAACTGATTTCCAAAGTCGTTGACGATCAAGCACCGGAATCAGGTACGCAAGAGTAA
- a CDS encoding DUF1800 domain-containing protein, translating into MSAWHRYQPTAQQPWNPGRVVHLYRRCIFGATWNELQRDVSGKPQDAVSRVLSDEARVDGIPADFTRLADLIGNAATQQPNPERLKAWWIYRVLFSPAPLQERLTFMWHNHFATSNLKVKSLPYMQRQNETLRKHATAPFGDLLHAMLQDPALLIWLDAPANRRGHANENLSRELLELFTLGIGNYSEADVKHIARALTGMTVKEGHFHFNPRRHDDGEQTILGKTGHFDADQLTEILLHQPAIARRLSDRLITEFCGEGVVNDTARNELALQLRTTNLDIGKAVETILRSELFFSDANINSRICDPLSFLITPLRALELFDPPPSTLALSEWLGRMGLDLFYPPNVAGWPGGRSWLTTRTVVARANYATAMISGDVYRPADAPDLHALAKKHSATNSDEFEKMMNTLLLGDVNTKQTTESITPAGYSPEMNSVLALLTGFHAHLN; encoded by the coding sequence ATGAGTGCCTGGCATCGCTATCAACCGACCGCGCAGCAACCCTGGAACCCGGGCCGTGTCGTCCACCTTTATCGCCGCTGCATTTTTGGGGCAACATGGAATGAACTGCAGCGTGATGTCAGCGGTAAGCCACAGGATGCAGTTTCTCGGGTGCTCTCTGACGAAGCTCGCGTCGACGGTATTCCGGCTGACTTCACGCGTCTCGCTGACCTCATCGGCAATGCCGCGACACAGCAGCCCAATCCGGAGCGACTCAAAGCCTGGTGGATTTATCGCGTCCTCTTTAGCCCTGCCCCGTTACAGGAACGACTGACATTCATGTGGCATAACCACTTCGCCACCAGCAATTTAAAAGTCAAAAGTCTGCCGTATATGCAACGGCAAAACGAAACATTACGAAAACATGCGACCGCCCCCTTTGGTGACCTGCTGCACGCCATGCTGCAAGATCCGGCTCTCCTGATCTGGTTGGATGCACCAGCAAACCGTCGCGGACATGCGAATGAAAATCTGAGCCGCGAGCTGCTGGAACTGTTCACACTCGGTATCGGCAACTACTCCGAAGCTGATGTGAAGCACATAGCCCGCGCGCTCACCGGCATGACCGTAAAGGAAGGACACTTCCATTTTAATCCCCGTCGACATGATGACGGCGAGCAGACGATTCTCGGTAAGACTGGACACTTCGATGCGGATCAACTGACGGAGATTCTGCTGCACCAGCCTGCCATCGCCAGACGCCTGTCTGATCGACTGATTACCGAATTCTGCGGCGAAGGCGTCGTCAACGACACAGCACGCAACGAACTGGCTTTACAACTTCGCACAACAAATCTCGACATTGGAAAAGCAGTTGAGACTATCCTGCGTTCTGAGTTGTTCTTCTCCGACGCGAATATCAACTCGCGGATTTGTGATCCACTCTCGTTCCTGATCACACCGCTCCGCGCACTCGAATTATTTGATCCGCCACCCAGTACACTTGCGTTGAGTGAATGGTTAGGACGCATGGGGCTGGATCTGTTCTACCCACCCAATGTCGCCGGCTGGCCAGGTGGTCGCTCGTGGCTGACGACACGCACCGTCGTCGCCCGCGCGAATTATGCAACTGCGATGATTTCAGGAGACGTCTATCGACCGGCCGATGCTCCCGATCTGCACGCATTGGCAAAAAAACACTCCGCCACTAATAGTGACGAATTCGAGAAGATGATGAACACCCTGTTGCTCGGTGACGTAAATACAAAACAGACAACTGAATCAATTACTCCAGCCGGGTATTCGCCTGAAATGAATAGCGTATTGGCGCTGCTCACCGGATTCCATGCCCATCTGAACTGA
- a CDS encoding DUF1501 domain-containing protein has product MLNRRSFLNQSSLLSLSPFIPAFLTQTAQASAARKGDRILVVIQLDGGNDGLNTVIPFADENYSKYRDKLRIDKKDIITLNDSLGLPPSMKAAGELFDDNQLAIIPGVGYPNPNRSHFRSMAIWHSARLQSADHTGQGWLGRASDQLKQPGSTAPDAVFVGDSAIPAAIIGRRTNAIALNNEKELMLASKLVAPDNPMSGDDLQNFVQSTVSSSYVAAKQFAASVKNPSIDNSRFPNYRLARKLQLIARMIRLDGGTRIFYVSQPGYDTHSTQKNSHERLLTEFSRSLKAFLVDIRQAGLSDRILVMAFSEFGRCVQENASAGTDHGTSGPVFVAGESVRSGILSNYPSLVDLDDGDLKSTIDFRSIYSSLLTNWLNIDATAPLGGNFKPLKVVA; this is encoded by the coding sequence ATGTTAAATCGACGAAGCTTCCTGAACCAGTCGTCATTATTGTCTCTGTCTCCTTTCATCCCCGCGTTCCTGACGCAGACGGCACAAGCATCTGCAGCGCGCAAGGGTGATCGTATTCTGGTAGTCATTCAACTGGATGGCGGCAACGACGGCTTAAATACCGTCATCCCTTTTGCCGATGAGAATTACAGTAAATACCGTGACAAGTTACGGATTGACAAAAAAGACATCATCACACTCAACGATTCACTGGGTCTCCCTCCTTCCATGAAGGCCGCCGGAGAATTATTCGACGACAATCAACTGGCCATTATCCCCGGTGTGGGTTACCCCAACCCGAACCGATCACATTTTCGCAGTATGGCGATCTGGCATTCTGCCCGTTTGCAATCCGCCGATCACACTGGGCAGGGCTGGCTCGGTCGCGCCTCTGATCAGCTGAAGCAACCCGGTAGCACGGCACCTGACGCTGTTTTCGTAGGTGATAGCGCCATTCCTGCCGCCATCATCGGACGCCGAACCAACGCCATCGCGTTAAACAATGAAAAGGAACTCATGTTAGCCTCAAAATTAGTGGCACCTGATAATCCGATGTCTGGCGACGATCTGCAGAACTTCGTACAAAGCACCGTCAGTTCTTCCTACGTAGCCGCAAAACAATTCGCAGCATCAGTAAAGAACCCGTCGATCGATAATAGTCGCTTTCCAAACTACCGACTGGCGCGCAAGCTGCAACTGATTGCCCGCATGATTCGCCTGGATGGTGGCACGCGCATCTTTTATGTCTCACAACCTGGCTACGACACACACTCTACACAGAAGAATTCTCACGAACGTCTGCTGACCGAATTCAGTCGCTCGCTGAAAGCATTTCTGGTTGATATCAGGCAAGCGGGCCTCAGCGATCGCATCCTGGTGATGGCATTCAGCGAATTCGGTCGTTGTGTTCAGGAAAACGCTTCTGCAGGAACCGACCATGGCACCTCCGGCCCGGTTTTCGTCGCCGGTGAATCGGTCAGATCCGGAATACTGAGCAATTACCCTTCGCTTGTCGACCTCGATGACGGCGACCTGAAATCAACGATCGACTTCCGCAGCATATACTCATCACTGCTGACCAACTGGCTCAACATCGATGCCACTGCCCCCCTGGGCGGGAATTTCAAACCTCTGAAAGTGGTCGCCTGA
- a CDS encoding polysaccharide deacetylase family protein, with translation MLTQGVGKGEELKPLSLVRSSLGLLFASLLFSPVNAADVAGTKVNFVDYSGVATLSVSSIDQFKLQINVEPQSERNPLTLLVELPTTGSNAWPFIDVQVLDSKELPVSVRRSGIEWHKLLISVPPEQISFVVQVVDSADNRPPFPLEKERYATDPKTRMSAKICSWYDGRRAAFSIRFDDSHPTHLSKAIPLLNEYGFRGTFMVNPGGHPPDRRQRSAFEDHRAEWEAVAKRGNHEFANHTMNHRGAADDESMEHEIGDAAKAIWKLFPEKSKLSALNLGGGTQWVTTRPLQYYLDKYHHFDASSNSTGMDDSYGNRIATFRRLLDAHIERGLWYKVHYHYIGDGLSTSEANFRAALDIAKNHQSQLWIAGMADIYKYQTERRGARLSIKNNILKLSCATDPELYDQLLTIDVMPPKSWMTEPVMVTNLKGQKIDVRKVTTSDGVVLRFDVPPTDSMYKIEKTPHPN, from the coding sequence TTGTTGACGCAAGGTGTAGGAAAAGGTGAAGAGTTGAAGCCTCTCTCATTGGTACGTAGTTCATTAGGACTTTTATTCGCATCATTGTTGTTCAGCCCCGTCAATGCCGCTGATGTAGCTGGTACTAAAGTCAACTTTGTTGATTATTCGGGGGTAGCGACACTCTCTGTCAGTTCAATCGATCAGTTTAAGTTACAAATCAATGTTGAACCCCAATCAGAACGAAATCCATTGACGCTCCTGGTCGAGCTTCCGACGACGGGCTCCAATGCCTGGCCATTCATTGATGTCCAGGTGCTTGATTCAAAGGAACTCCCCGTATCTGTAAGGCGTAGTGGTATCGAATGGCACAAGCTGCTGATCTCAGTGCCGCCTGAGCAAATCTCGTTTGTGGTTCAAGTCGTCGACTCAGCGGACAATAGGCCACCATTTCCATTAGAGAAAGAACGTTATGCCACGGACCCCAAAACGCGTATGAGTGCAAAGATCTGCAGTTGGTACGATGGGCGGCGTGCTGCGTTCAGCATTCGCTTCGATGATTCACATCCCACTCATTTGAGTAAGGCCATCCCCCTACTGAATGAATACGGATTCCGCGGAACATTCATGGTGAATCCGGGCGGGCATCCGCCTGATCGTCGGCAGCGATCAGCTTTTGAGGACCACCGCGCCGAGTGGGAAGCTGTTGCAAAACGCGGAAATCACGAATTTGCAAACCATACAATGAACCATCGAGGTGCAGCCGATGATGAGTCAATGGAACATGAAATTGGCGACGCAGCGAAAGCCATCTGGAAGCTGTTCCCTGAGAAAAGCAAGTTGTCAGCATTGAATCTGGGCGGCGGAACGCAGTGGGTCACAACGCGACCATTGCAGTACTATCTCGATAAATACCATCACTTTGATGCATCGTCAAATTCAACAGGCATGGATGACTCGTACGGAAATCGGATTGCGACGTTTCGAAGATTGCTTGATGCTCATATTGAACGCGGGCTGTGGTACAAGGTGCACTATCACTACATCGGAGATGGACTCAGTACAAGCGAGGCCAACTTCCGGGCTGCTTTGGACATCGCGAAGAATCATCAGAGTCAACTGTGGATCGCCGGCATGGCGGACATCTATAAGTACCAGACCGAACGCCGGGGAGCCAGGCTGAGCATAAAGAACAATATTCTTAAGCTTTCATGCGCGACGGACCCAGAACTTTACGACCAATTGTTGACGATCGATGTTATGCCCCCCAAGTCCTGGATGACGGAGCCTGTCATGGTCACGAATCTCAAGGGTCAGAAAATCGACGTTCGAAAAGTGACTACGTCTGACGGAGTCGTCCTGCGGTTCGACGTACCGCCAACCGATTCCATGTATAAAATCGAAAAAACGCCTCATCCGAATTAA
- a CDS encoding ABC transporter ATP-binding protein — protein sequence MPHNKNNILVELTDVSKYYGNLQPAVNAVRNVSFVVRRGERVALLGKSGSGKSTLLNMIAGLDRPTSGSICVAGKILSELSPAAIADYRRVSVGMIYQAYNLVPWRTALQNVELPMVFARRGKAERMAASKEALAAVGLTGRMEHRPSELSGGEQQRVAIARALINSPELLLADEPTGNLDSSTAAEILESLRQFTDNSQTATLLVTHDEELAYRFSTRVLHMLDGRLDHDSGADN from the coding sequence ATGCCACACAATAAGAACAATATTCTCGTAGAACTTACCGACGTTTCGAAATACTACGGGAATTTACAGCCGGCTGTAAATGCAGTCCGTAATGTTTCATTTGTAGTCCGCCGTGGCGAACGCGTGGCTCTGCTGGGAAAATCCGGATCAGGTAAATCGACGCTGCTGAATATGATTGCCGGGCTGGATCGACCGACCAGTGGAAGCATTTGTGTCGCCGGAAAGATTCTTTCAGAACTTTCGCCGGCGGCCATTGCCGACTATCGGCGAGTGAGTGTAGGTATGATCTATCAGGCCTATAATCTCGTCCCCTGGCGGACGGCATTACAGAATGTGGAGTTACCGATGGTATTCGCCCGTCGTGGCAAGGCAGAACGGATGGCAGCCTCGAAGGAGGCATTGGCGGCTGTGGGGTTAACAGGTCGAATGGAACATCGACCCAGCGAACTCTCGGGCGGCGAACAGCAGCGGGTCGCTATTGCGCGGGCTCTGATCAACAGTCCCGAACTGCTGCTCGCAGATGAACCGACGGGCAATCTCGATTCATCCACAGCCGCGGAAATCCTGGAATCTCTCAGACAATTCACCGATAATTCCCAAACAGCAACACTCCTTGTCACACACGACGAAGAACTGGCCTATCGCTTTTCTACCCGTGTACTGCATATGCTGGATGGCCGACTGGATCACGATTCAGGAGCGGACAACTAA